Proteins co-encoded in one Chloroflexota bacterium genomic window:
- a CDS encoding GNAT family N-acetyltransferase — translation MEQHVPDEEEMDDLDERAIHVLATMEGAPVGTGRLILESAETARIGRMAVLRDRRRQGIGRAMLERLTEIAVARGVRTLTLAGQLHAIPFYERFGFVAEGGIFLDAGIEHRTMRKQLG, via the coding sequence TTGGAGCAGCACGTCCCGGACGAGGAAGAGATGGACGACCTGGACGAGCGCGCCATCCACGTGCTGGCGACGATGGAGGGCGCTCCGGTCGGCACGGGGCGGCTCATCCTCGAGAGCGCCGAGACGGCGCGAATCGGGCGCATGGCGGTGCTGCGCGACCGCAGGCGTCAGGGGATCGGCCGCGCGATGCTCGAGCGCCTCACGGAGATTGCCGTTGCCCGCGGCGTGAGAACGCTCACGCTCGCGGGCCAGCTCCACGCGATCCCCTTCTACGAACGGTTCGGGTTCGTCGCCGAGGGCGGGATCTTCCTCGACGCCGGAATCGAGCACCGAACCATGCGTAAACAGCTCGGCTAG
- a CDS encoding argininosuccinate synthase, protein METVVLAYSGGLDTSVLIPWLREKYSLDVVTLTANLGGEMDLDFIRQKALKTGASQAFVEDARDIFVRFFCWPALQASALYEGVYPLGTALARPLIAKLLVDVAHQVGARSVAHGCTGKGNDQVRFDVAVAALDPSLRIIAPVRDYRMHRDEEIEYARAHDIPIPVTVDSPYSIDENLWGRSVEAGVLEDPWIEPPEDAFAWTTSPRAAPDDPQYVEIEFDQGTPVALDGVGMSGVDLVARLNSVAGGHGVGRIDHVENRLIGIKSREVYEAPAAVVLHAAHAELEKLTLSKDQVRFKAKVAAEIADLVYNGLWFSALHQDLAAYVASSQRYVTGSVRLKLYKGTVQVASRRAQHSLYDPALATYTREDAFDHAAAAGFIGIFSLPLRTQAQLQWIGRSSDEILRLSAGTHAGASEPEP, encoded by the coding sequence GTGGAAACTGTTGTTCTTGCCTACTCGGGCGGCCTCGATACTTCCGTTCTGATACCCTGGCTCCGTGAGAAGTACAGCCTCGACGTGGTGACGCTCACCGCCAACCTGGGCGGTGAGATGGACCTGGACTTCATCCGACAGAAGGCCCTCAAAACGGGTGCGTCCCAGGCCTTCGTCGAAGACGCGCGGGACATTTTCGTGCGGTTCTTCTGCTGGCCAGCGCTTCAGGCGTCGGCCCTGTACGAAGGTGTCTACCCCCTCGGTACAGCCCTCGCGCGGCCGCTCATCGCAAAGCTCCTCGTCGACGTCGCGCATCAGGTTGGAGCGCGCTCCGTGGCCCACGGGTGCACCGGAAAGGGGAACGACCAGGTTCGGTTCGACGTGGCGGTCGCGGCGCTCGATCCGTCGCTGCGGATCATCGCTCCCGTTCGCGACTACCGCATGCACCGCGATGAGGAGATCGAGTACGCGCGGGCCCACGACATCCCGATTCCCGTGACTGTGGATAGCCCCTACAGCATCGACGAAAACCTCTGGGGACGAAGCGTCGAGGCTGGCGTCCTAGAGGACCCTTGGATCGAGCCCCCCGAGGACGCGTTCGCCTGGACGACGTCTCCGCGCGCGGCGCCGGACGATCCCCAGTACGTCGAGATCGAATTCGACCAGGGCACGCCCGTCGCCCTTGACGGCGTCGGGATGAGCGGCGTCGATCTTGTGGCTCGCCTGAACTCCGTGGCGGGCGGCCACGGCGTCGGCCGCATCGACCACGTGGAGAATCGACTCATCGGCATCAAGAGCCGCGAGGTGTACGAGGCGCCCGCGGCGGTCGTTCTCCACGCCGCCCACGCGGAGCTGGAGAAGCTCACCCTTTCCAAAGATCAGGTGCGATTCAAGGCCAAGGTGGCCGCTGAGATCGCGGATCTGGTGTACAACGGCCTGTGGTTCTCGGCGCTCCACCAGGACTTGGCCGCCTACGTGGCCAGCTCACAGCGCTACGTCACAGGGTCGGTGCGCCTCAAGCTCTACAAGGGGACCGTGCAGGTGGCGAGTCGGCGGGCCCAGCACTCGCTGTACGATCCCGCTCTGGCTACCTATACGAGGGAAGACGCGTTCGACCACGCGGCGGCCGCCGGGTTCATTGGGATCTTCAGCCTGCCCCTCCGCACTCAGGCGCAGCTTCAGTGGATTGGCCGCTCATCCGACGAGATCCTCCGCCTCTCCGCCGGCACCCACGCCGGCGCCTCAGAACCCGAGCCCTAG
- a CDS encoding BON domain-containing protein — protein MHVVRDGIIGLVLGVSGGIVAGLLLAPRRQRSSQTGTEFGSDQASANVLSRLRGDTGTGLLPDEQITLRVKRELEQRGQVAPRVDVTTVDRVVYLRGKEPDPIRADAIVAIAHDVSGVADVIDEIRREA, from the coding sequence ATGCACGTCGTGCGAGACGGTATTATCGGCCTCGTCCTGGGGGTAAGCGGGGGCATCGTGGCGGGATTGCTCCTGGCCCCGCGACGCCAAAGATCGTCACAGACGGGGACCGAGTTCGGCTCGGATCAAGCATCGGCGAATGTGCTGAGTCGGCTCCGGGGCGACACGGGGACCGGGCTTCTCCCGGACGAGCAGATCACGCTGCGGGTCAAACGGGAGCTCGAGCAACGGGGTCAGGTTGCTCCTCGGGTGGACGTCACGACGGTGGACCGGGTGGTCTATCTTCGCGGAAAGGAGCCGGATCCCATCCGCGCAGATGCCATTGTCGCCATCGCCCACGACGTGTCCGGCGTCGCGGACGTTATCGACGAGATCCGTCGGGAGGCCTGA
- a CDS encoding PBP1A family penicillin-binding protein: MMFVIAATMIFALAVGAVSASLLTVGAAAAASFYNTFTEDLPSVSEINTRDTFKTTRILDRNGDLLYEILDQSGGKRTPVHLSDLPPVVIDAVLAAEDASFYDNPGIEPRGIIRAAYQDLRAGTIVSGASTITQQLIRNVLLSPEERKSNTLARKLKEAFLAVELSSTYSKDQILEWYLNEIYFGNLSYGIGTAAHTYFNKNPKDLTLAEAALLAGLPQAPAAYDPFRDYDAAKARQEEVLDLMVRHGYLTAEDAEDAKAERLQFVSPESNIATIRYPHWVFYVRSVLEDMYGPKALSSGGFTVYTTLDPHLQDLAEDSVRRNVSALSAQGANDAALVAIDPQKGEVLAMVGSPDYYSTTMNGQVNAAMTLRQPGSSIKPIVYLEAFLKGFSPATVVEDEPISLPDGTGKLWRPQNFDNKFRGPVTLRRALGNSLNIPAIKVLQYAGLNDTVALARKLGLVSLGDPANYGLAFVLGGAEVRLMELASAYAVLASGGVQVPVSPILRILDSDGRVVYEHKPSSQQIVDPRLVFQVTSILSDNDARLETFGPNSPLKLSNNRPAAAKTGSTDDYRDSWTMGYTPSLVTGVWVGRDDDKPMRLVLGSSGAGLIWHAFMEGALADWPIEPFNPPPGIVRANGCRPDPAKPNSCPPSDGDWVLEERSPAAMAKIAARSIAVDRVTNKLADRDTPYNDVVFRTYRAPGSGEGPFAPTDYSDRTGIVRPWDVLPATVLPTMLPTPTPDPFGSPTPTPDASGTVLPSPTATALPATATPSPVPSETPLGE, encoded by the coding sequence ATGATGTTCGTGATCGCCGCGACCATGATCTTCGCACTGGCTGTCGGCGCCGTGAGCGCGAGCCTCCTCACCGTGGGCGCTGCTGCAGCCGCCTCCTTCTACAACACGTTCACCGAAGATCTGCCGTCGGTGAGCGAGATCAACACGCGCGACACATTCAAGACCACGCGCATCCTGGACCGCAACGGCGATCTGCTCTATGAGATCCTCGATCAGAGCGGTGGAAAGCGCACACCCGTACATCTCTCCGACCTCCCGCCCGTCGTGATCGACGCCGTCCTTGCCGCCGAGGACGCCTCGTTCTACGACAACCCGGGCATCGAGCCGCGCGGAATCATTCGCGCCGCGTATCAGGATCTTCGGGCGGGCACGATCGTATCGGGCGCGAGCACCATCACGCAGCAGCTCATTCGCAACGTGCTGCTCTCGCCCGAGGAGCGCAAGAGCAACACGCTCGCCCGTAAGCTCAAAGAGGCGTTTCTCGCAGTCGAGCTGTCCTCGACGTACAGCAAGGACCAGATTCTCGAGTGGTACCTCAACGAGATCTATTTCGGGAACCTCTCCTACGGGATTGGCACCGCCGCGCACACCTATTTCAACAAGAACCCCAAGGACCTCACCCTCGCAGAGGCGGCGCTGCTGGCCGGCCTCCCACAGGCTCCGGCCGCCTACGATCCCTTCCGCGACTATGACGCCGCCAAGGCCCGACAGGAAGAGGTTCTGGACCTGATGGTCCGCCACGGATACCTCACCGCCGAGGACGCGGAAGATGCAAAGGCGGAGCGCCTCCAGTTCGTGTCGCCGGAATCCAATATCGCGACCATCCGGTACCCCCATTGGGTCTTCTATGTGCGGTCGGTTCTGGAAGACATGTATGGGCCCAAGGCGCTTTCCAGCGGGGGATTCACCGTATACACGACGCTCGATCCGCATCTGCAAGACCTGGCGGAGGATTCTGTCCGCCGAAACGTCAGCGCGCTCTCGGCCCAGGGCGCCAATGACGCGGCCCTGGTGGCCATCGACCCGCAAAAGGGCGAGGTCCTCGCCATGGTCGGAAGCCCGGACTACTACTCGACGACCATGAATGGGCAAGTCAATGCCGCCATGACCCTTCGCCAACCTGGCTCCTCCATCAAGCCCATCGTCTACCTGGAGGCGTTTCTCAAAGGCTTCTCGCCCGCGACGGTCGTCGAGGATGAGCCGATCTCCCTTCCCGACGGCACGGGAAAGCTGTGGCGCCCCCAGAACTTCGACAACAAATTCCGAGGACCGGTCACCCTTCGGCGCGCCCTCGGCAATTCGCTCAACATCCCCGCCATCAAGGTCCTGCAGTACGCCGGCCTGAACGACACGGTGGCGCTCGCGCGGAAGCTCGGGCTCGTGAGCCTCGGCGACCCGGCGAATTACGGGCTGGCTTTTGTGCTCGGCGGAGCAGAAGTGCGCCTGATGGAGCTGGCATCGGCGTATGCCGTCCTGGCCAGCGGAGGCGTCCAGGTCCCCGTGTCGCCGATCTTGAGGATCCTCGATTCCGACGGGCGCGTCGTGTACGAGCACAAGCCATCGAGCCAGCAGATAGTCGATCCGCGGTTGGTCTTCCAAGTCACCAGCATCCTCTCGGACAACGATGCGCGCCTCGAGACGTTCGGGCCGAATAGCCCCCTCAAGCTGTCCAACAACCGGCCGGCGGCCGCGAAGACCGGCTCGACCGATGACTATCGCGATTCCTGGACGATGGGCTACACACCCAGCCTGGTGACCGGTGTTTGGGTCGGACGGGATGACGACAAACCCATGCGTCTCGTCCTGGGGTCATCCGGGGCGGGACTGATCTGGCACGCGTTCATGGAGGGTGCGCTCGCCGACTGGCCCATCGAGCCGTTCAATCCTCCACCCGGCATCGTTCGCGCCAACGGATGCCGTCCCGACCCCGCCAAGCCCAATAGCTGCCCCCCTTCCGATGGAGACTGGGTGCTGGAGGAGCGTAGCCCGGCCGCGATGGCAAAAATCGCGGCGCGGTCGATTGCGGTCGACCGCGTCACCAACAAGCTCGCCGATCGCGACACGCCCTACAACGACGTGGTCTTCCGGACCTATCGTGCGCCCGGATCAGGCGAAGGACCCTTCGCCCCCACGGACTACTCTGATCGCACGGGGATCGTCCGGCCCTGGGATGTGTTGCCCGCCACGGTTCTACCAACGATGCTCCCCACGCCCACACCGGACCCCTTCGGCTCGCCCACGCCCACGCCGGACGCGAGCGGGACCGTGCTCCCGTCGCCAACCGCCACGGCCCTCCCCGCGACGGCAACGCCTTCACCGGTGCCGTCCGAGACACCCCTCGGCGAATAG
- a CDS encoding xanthine dehydrogenase family protein molybdopterin-binding subunit, producing the protein MATIAEQQAIGRPVPKPDAYLKATGTAVYAGDIRLPGMLEARVLRSPHPHARIVSIDTSEAEKLPGVFAVATGQDVSPTRIGRFLRDRHALAQEKVLYVGEPVAAVAAVDEETAERALQLIEVEYEPLPAVFDAREALAEGAPILHPDLPTYFDTARSVRQGNLRNRVVHEVGDVDAAFREPGLVTYEATYHTARQSQGFTEPRAAVAQVDGSGKVTVWASVKAPFRVRVSVADSLGVPVSRVRLISPVIGGDFGGKGASFIEPIVAVLARKAKRPVRLHLSRVEELTAMTSRAACEIRLKMGVRPDGTIVAMDASMLYNVGGVDDSQAGGANSATSLIGAYRIPNARVIAESVFTNTSPAGHVRAPSGPQTAFATESHLDHLARMLRMDPIELRLKNALHDGDVVPSGHGVLQNSGLEDCIERARAWMRRSLGPKRANQGVGLALGLWALHPNAAAVESAATVKIDVDGSVVVLSGIADQGGGQWTMVAQVASEVLGVPVERVSVVAADTEATPPEQGTGGSQTTYRVGNVVRQAAEDARRQLIRLAAEQLKADEEELDVADGTVFVVADPDRRTSVADVAAKAGATAAGVIIGTSAASREREIREHGHDQAEVVDAPSFACHVAQITVDPETGQISVDKYYTAQDVGRALNPLNCKGQIEGGVVFGLGYALTEEIISENGTNLNANLWEYLLPTAPHVPDLTVELVEVPSTYGPFGAKGVGETGCIAVAPAIANALEDAMGIRVTDLPLTPERVRQALQSRPS; encoded by the coding sequence GTGGCAACCATCGCTGAGCAGCAGGCCATCGGCCGACCCGTCCCGAAGCCCGACGCTTACCTAAAGGCGACCGGGACCGCCGTGTACGCGGGCGACATCCGGCTGCCGGGGATGCTGGAGGCGCGCGTCCTGCGCAGCCCGCACCCGCACGCGCGGATCGTCTCCATCGACACGTCCGAAGCCGAAAAGCTGCCCGGCGTCTTCGCCGTGGCTACCGGGCAGGACGTTTCCCCGACGCGCATCGGGCGCTTCCTCCGAGATCGACACGCGCTGGCCCAGGAAAAGGTCCTCTACGTGGGCGAGCCGGTCGCTGCCGTCGCCGCCGTCGACGAAGAAACGGCTGAGCGAGCGCTCCAGCTCATCGAGGTGGAGTACGAGCCACTGCCCGCGGTCTTCGACGCTCGCGAAGCCCTCGCCGAGGGCGCTCCCATCCTCCACCCGGATCTCCCCACGTACTTTGACACCGCGCGCAGCGTGCGCCAGGGGAATCTGCGCAACCGAGTCGTGCACGAGGTCGGGGACGTCGACGCGGCGTTCCGCGAGCCGGGTCTGGTCACCTACGAGGCTACGTATCACACGGCCCGCCAGAGCCAGGGCTTCACCGAGCCCCGCGCCGCGGTAGCGCAGGTCGACGGCTCCGGAAAGGTCACGGTCTGGGCAAGCGTGAAAGCGCCGTTCCGCGTGCGCGTGAGCGTGGCGGATAGCCTCGGCGTACCGGTCTCGCGCGTTCGTCTGATCTCGCCCGTCATTGGGGGCGACTTCGGCGGGAAAGGCGCCTCGTTCATCGAGCCGATCGTGGCTGTGCTCGCACGCAAGGCAAAGCGCCCGGTGCGTCTGCACCTTTCGCGGGTCGAAGAGCTGACGGCCATGACCTCGCGCGCGGCTTGCGAGATCAGGCTGAAGATGGGGGTGCGGCCCGACGGGACGATCGTCGCGATGGACGCTTCCATGCTGTACAACGTGGGCGGCGTGGACGACAGCCAGGCTGGCGGCGCGAATTCGGCGACCAGCCTGATCGGCGCCTATCGAATCCCCAACGCGCGCGTCATCGCCGAATCCGTTTTTACGAACACTTCTCCCGCCGGCCACGTGCGCGCGCCAAGCGGACCGCAGACGGCCTTCGCCACGGAGTCACACCTCGACCATCTCGCGCGCATGCTGCGCATGGACCCCATCGAGCTGCGGCTGAAGAACGCGCTCCACGACGGCGACGTCGTGCCATCGGGCCACGGCGTGCTGCAAAACTCCGGCCTCGAGGACTGCATCGAACGGGCCCGGGCGTGGATGCGGCGCTCGCTCGGGCCAAAACGGGCAAACCAGGGCGTCGGCTTAGCGCTGGGGTTGTGGGCGCTCCATCCGAACGCGGCGGCGGTCGAGAGCGCCGCCACGGTGAAGATCGACGTCGACGGAAGCGTCGTGGTGCTCAGCGGCATCGCGGACCAGGGCGGCGGCCAGTGGACGATGGTGGCCCAGGTCGCCAGCGAGGTCCTCGGCGTTCCCGTCGAGCGCGTCAGCGTCGTCGCGGCCGACACCGAAGCCACGCCGCCGGAGCAGGGGACCGGCGGGAGCCAGACGACCTATCGTGTGGGCAACGTCGTCCGCCAGGCCGCGGAAGACGCGCGCCGGCAGCTCATCCGCCTCGCCGCGGAACAGCTCAAGGCCGACGAAGAGGAGCTGGACGTGGCCGATGGAACCGTTTTCGTCGTGGCGGACCCCGATCGTCGAACCTCCGTCGCGGACGTCGCGGCGAAAGCGGGCGCCACGGCGGCCGGGGTGATCATCGGAACGAGCGCCGCTTCGCGTGAGCGCGAGATCCGCGAGCACGGCCACGACCAGGCAGAGGTCGTCGATGCGCCGAGCTTCGCGTGCCACGTCGCGCAGATCACCGTTGACCCGGAGACAGGCCAGATCAGCGTGGACAAGTACTACACCGCCCAGGATGTCGGGCGGGCCCTGAACCCGCTCAACTGCAAGGGACAAATCGAGGGCGGAGTCGTCTTTGGGCTCGGCTATGCTCTGACCGAAGAGATCATCTCGGAAAATGGAACCAACCTGAACGCCAATTTGTGGGAGTATCTGCTGCCGACGGCCCCCCACGTCCCCGACCTCACGGTAGAGCTGGTGGAAGTGCCCTCGACGTACGGACCCTTCGGCGCCAAGGGCGTCGGCGAGACCGGCTGCATTGCGGTGGCGCCCGCCATCGCGAACGCCCTCGAGGACGCCATGGGGATCCGCGTCACCGACTTGCCGCTCACACCGGAGCGCGTCCGCCAGGCCCTGCAGTCTCGACCAAGCTAG
- a CDS encoding ABC transporter ATP-binding protein: MMQVGFHGVWHGHSRERPARITRQMLRRIAAYFRPYWRQGLVVLAMVASIAALGLIPPLLMRSLIDVAIPERDMGLLVVLVLGMIAGPALGGLLGVVQNYFSSQISQRVMFDLRNDLYRHVQSLSLRFFTSVKTGEIMSRLNNDVSGVSRVVGDTITENIMQVFLLVSTVGLMLRMDARLALLSLVVVPIALLPTRRVGVRRFELQRETQRTQADLSSIMQETLNVSGFVLMKAFGQELHELRRFRQKNAELMDVQIRSSMLGRWFRMMLQVFGALGPALIYLVGGYLVVKDELSLGTIVAFVALLSRLYGPISQLANVHIEVMGSLALFERIFEYLDIEPEIRDAAGARSLPSPISGAISFRNVQFGYTAGRLALDDVSFDVRPGELVALVGPSGAGKTTVTYLIPRFYDVVKGSVEVDGYDVRDVTVASLRGNMGIVTQETYLFNATVRENLRYARPDASDAEIMRACRAARLDDVIARMPEGLDTNVGERGYRMSGGEKQRLAIARVLLKDPRILILDEATSSLDSQTEAEIQAALGPLMAGRTTLAIAHRLSTVLAADRLLVMDGGRLVETGTHRQLLARDGLYAQLYEIQFKPQLTGAAPADLAQPIAVTGLAGGR, encoded by the coding sequence ATGATGCAGGTTGGCTTCCACGGCGTATGGCACGGGCACTCACGCGAACGCCCCGCGCGCATTACCCGGCAGATGCTGCGTCGGATCGCCGCTTATTTCCGACCCTATTGGCGGCAGGGGCTGGTTGTGCTGGCCATGGTTGCCAGTATTGCCGCCCTCGGACTGATCCCGCCCCTCTTGATGCGCTCGCTCATCGACGTCGCGATTCCTGAGCGCGATATGGGCCTGTTGGTCGTGTTGGTGCTGGGAATGATTGCTGGACCTGCGCTCGGGGGGCTCCTCGGCGTCGTTCAAAACTACTTCAGCTCACAGATCAGCCAGCGCGTGATGTTCGACCTTCGCAATGATCTGTATCGGCACGTGCAGTCCCTCTCCCTGCGCTTCTTCACGTCGGTGAAGACGGGAGAGATCATGAGCCGGCTCAACAACGACGTGTCGGGCGTGAGCCGCGTCGTGGGGGACACCATCACCGAGAACATCATGCAGGTGTTTCTCCTCGTGTCCACGGTTGGGCTGATGCTGCGCATGGACGCGCGCCTTGCCCTCCTGTCGCTGGTCGTGGTTCCCATCGCCCTGCTCCCCACGCGCCGCGTGGGCGTCCGCAGGTTCGAGCTGCAGCGGGAGACGCAGCGGACGCAGGCGGACCTCTCCTCCATCATGCAGGAGACGTTGAACGTGAGCGGTTTCGTGCTGATGAAGGCGTTTGGGCAGGAGCTGCACGAGCTTCGGCGTTTTAGGCAGAAGAACGCCGAGCTGATGGACGTGCAGATCCGCTCCAGCATGCTGGGCCGGTGGTTCCGCATGATGCTGCAGGTATTCGGCGCGCTCGGACCGGCGCTCATCTATCTCGTCGGGGGGTATCTGGTCGTCAAGGACGAGCTGAGCCTCGGGACGATCGTCGCATTTGTGGCCCTACTCTCCCGCCTCTACGGCCCGATCTCCCAGCTCGCCAACGTGCACATCGAGGTAATGGGATCCCTGGCGCTCTTCGAGCGGATCTTCGAGTATCTGGATATCGAACCGGAGATCCGCGACGCGGCGGGCGCTCGCTCCCTGCCGTCGCCCATCTCTGGAGCCATCAGCTTTCGCAACGTGCAGTTCGGATACACCGCCGGGCGGCTGGCGCTGGACGACGTAAGCTTCGACGTTCGGCCGGGGGAACTGGTTGCCCTGGTAGGGCCCAGCGGGGCGGGAAAAACCACCGTCACGTACCTGATCCCGCGCTTCTACGATGTTGTGAAGGGGAGTGTGGAGGTCGACGGGTACGACGTCCGCGACGTGACCGTGGCGTCGCTCCGCGGCAACATGGGGATCGTCACGCAGGAAACCTATCTCTTCAACGCGACGGTACGCGAGAACCTTCGCTACGCACGCCCCGACGCGTCCGATGCCGAGATCATGCGTGCGTGCCGCGCGGCGAGGCTCGACGACGTCATCGCCCGGATGCCCGAGGGACTCGATACGAACGTCGGGGAGCGCGGCTATCGGATGTCCGGTGGGGAGAAGCAGCGGCTGGCCATCGCGCGCGTCCTCCTGAAGGACCCGCGCATCCTCATCCTCGATGAAGCGACGTCGTCGCTCGACTCACAAACGGAGGCGGAGATTCAGGCGGCGTTGGGCCCGCTGATGGCCGGTCGAACGACGCTCGCCATTGCCCATCGCCTCTCGACGGTGCTCGCGGCGGACCGGCTGCTCGTGATGGATGGCGGGCGGCTAGTCGAAACCGGAACACACCGCCAGCTGCTCGCTCGCGACGGCCTGTACGCGCAGCTCTACGAGATTCAGTTCAAACCGCAGCTCACCGGCGCGGCGCCTGCCGACCTGGCTCAACCGATCGCAGTCACCGGCCTAGCGGGCGGGCGGTAG
- the argH gene encoding argininosuccinate lyase has translation MDRASDPPSLHKMWGGRFEGSASERAEAFGASIGFDHRLWRQDIMGSAAHCRMLAKQGILSRADAQQILHGLKTVAAEIAAQDPANERIGGRRRVSRVFNDIDPAWEDIHSWIENRLRALIGEPASRLHMARSRNDQVATDLRIFCREAILDEVDAISDAQQAFLDVATEYGDLLVPGFTHLQHAQPILFGHHLLAYVEMLERDADRLFDCFARTNTLPLGSGALAGVPYPIDRAEVARLLGFAAISRNSIDAVADRDFVVEHLAALATVGIHLSRYAEELVLWSSAEFDFVQIDEAHATGSSIMPQKRNPDVAELIRAKSGRLIGHLTAMLTVLKGLPLAYNKDLQEDKEALFDAVDTTISCLELTAEMTRGLRPRRDRMEAAAASGFSTATDYADYLAKKGLPFRDAHAVVGALVRLCERRGCDLADLTIEDLRGASHLFESDAVGMSARAVADARDVPGGTASSRIAEAQAEAAARLAARRARISRMRRELPSAESLVSEPLA, from the coding sequence ATGGACCGCGCCTCCGACCCTCCGTCTTTGCACAAGATGTGGGGCGGCCGGTTTGAGGGCTCCGCCAGCGAGCGCGCCGAGGCGTTCGGCGCCTCGATTGGCTTTGACCACCGACTCTGGCGCCAGGACATCATGGGAAGCGCCGCCCACTGTCGGATGCTGGCCAAGCAGGGGATCCTCTCACGCGCGGACGCCCAACAAATCCTCCACGGGCTGAAGACGGTCGCCGCCGAGATCGCGGCCCAAGATCCGGCGAACGAACGGATCGGGGGTCGGCGCCGCGTGTCGCGCGTGTTCAATGACATCGATCCCGCGTGGGAGGACATCCATTCTTGGATCGAGAATCGCCTGCGCGCGCTGATTGGCGAGCCGGCGTCGCGTCTGCACATGGCGCGGAGTCGAAATGACCAGGTCGCCACAGACCTTCGGATCTTTTGCCGCGAGGCGATCCTCGACGAGGTCGACGCGATTTCCGATGCCCAACAGGCGTTCCTCGACGTCGCAACGGAGTACGGCGACCTGCTGGTTCCCGGGTTCACGCACCTCCAGCATGCGCAGCCCATTTTGTTCGGCCACCACCTCCTCGCGTATGTGGAGATGCTGGAGCGCGACGCGGACCGGCTCTTCGACTGCTTCGCGCGCACGAACACGCTTCCCCTGGGAAGCGGCGCCCTCGCCGGCGTGCCGTACCCGATCGACCGCGCAGAAGTGGCAAGGCTGCTCGGATTCGCGGCGATCTCTCGGAACAGCATAGACGCCGTCGCCGATCGAGACTTCGTCGTGGAGCATCTGGCCGCGCTGGCTACCGTGGGCATCCACCTTTCCCGTTACGCCGAAGAGTTGGTCCTCTGGTCGAGCGCGGAGTTCGACTTCGTCCAAATCGACGAGGCCCATGCGACCGGGTCGAGCATCATGCCGCAGAAGCGCAATCCGGACGTCGCCGAGCTGATCCGCGCCAAGTCAGGCCGCCTCATCGGCCATTTGACGGCGATGCTGACCGTCCTCAAGGGGTTGCCGCTCGCATACAACAAAGACCTTCAGGAGGATAAAGAGGCGCTCTTCGACGCCGTCGATACGACCATCTCGTGCCTCGAGCTGACGGCGGAGATGACCCGTGGCCTCCGTCCGCGACGCGACCGGATGGAGGCGGCCGCGGCGTCGGGCTTTTCGACGGCCACCGACTACGCCGATTACCTCGCCAAAAAAGGGCTGCCCTTCCGCGACGCCCACGCTGTGGTCGGCGCCCTCGTCCGTCTTTGCGAGCGGCGTGGATGCGACCTCGCGGACCTCACGATTGAAGACTTGCGCGGCGCTTCGCATCTCTTCGAATCCGACGCCGTCGGAATGAGCGCGCGAGCCGTCGCGGACGCGCGCGACGTCCCGGGCGGAACGGCATCGAGCCGGATCGCGGAAGCGCAAGCAGAGGCCGCCGCGCGGCTCGCGGCCCGGCGCGCGCGCATTTCGCGCATGCGTCGTGAGCTGCCGTCCGCCGAATCCCTGGTGTCGGAACCCCTCGCCTGA